A part of Anser cygnoides isolate HZ-2024a breed goose chromosome 15, Taihu_goose_T2T_genome, whole genome shotgun sequence genomic DNA contains:
- the PRR35 gene encoding proline-rich protein 35, translating to MSKDDVGCKMTSVYKHKERKPKKPHYIPRPWGKPYNYKCFQCPFTCMEKSHLYNHMKYSLCKNSLSLLIESDWPYKKGNLLHPELRLLHATEATRLRGRRDEPETCDSSATLGGSGRIKQTPGRDGHEEKQMPGVEILPAEGAGEEGGPFQEEEEDVAGLLRQMDAGEKKEKNEEAGCQGDPAEPEVNTLVFGFKNKRDKPCKEVEPDFIITDVFSLKNHVMKSREMASPDLEAKPKHCKVPKKCLASSGILMEQWKLVANGQRRNTPEVSPPCTDSNIIPCYPPPAYSDYHEPQGLNLSLLGINYPLNPSLFSYLSPTMANSATTHPHLAQLPFLASTAQLMHPHTSHFQPLQSPERSAFLPRFYYPLLFEHTFSSTEGKMSSSKPEAQQLVGSVLPTPPQAKPPNEPTKAGLLKVPVLKTSFPWPKGGREEAASELSHGAMLGQEEEEKWLSQEKESNPDLGLNNLRKKPAADTYQNLVGMKDGTFAPSGVRKAELPAVTCLETSSPAGNNLKRKLTSSDLDLIGPEMLMPGKLSYQSSGSRANTGHIPRVLDHWHTDVLAGWPEEPERGNDSEVLPLGGAGPDHSLCKQSRPQETSATMTDSEATTVLIGDLSKTLEEYQEVEKKLSDLAKEDTPGQKELRDQLVKIRRELYHIHQALEKATKTHEGPLDLSVKRSSEGLEKGQQAKKEPCNMGLASEKLHGKDQGTLNKCTATGDAGDEEGLPSCLLEAENKTIDLLIKMSRSESLRASSSEDHLGAVIKAEVLPLTVPLELRHVMEPYYSRTTKCEADSSVLLCSDGRSSATQGPQLPVTTEDGPLGCRAMQRSVSCGLPNETDAVCVHSPLHADP from the exons ATGTCCAAGGATGATGTGGGCTGCAAGATGACCTCTGTCTACAAGCACAAGGAAAGGAAGCCAAAAAAGCCCCACTACATCCCAAGGCCATGGGGCAAGCCGTACAACTACAAGTGTTTCCAGTGCCCCTTCACCTGCATGGAGAAGTCCCACCTCTACAACCACATGAAGTACAGCCTGTGCAAGaactccctctccctcctcatcGAGTCTGACTGGCCCTACAAGAagggcaacctgctccaccCGGAGCTGCGGCTCCTGCACGCCACTGAGGCCACCCGGCTGCGTGGGCGCCGGGACGAGCCGGAGACCTGCGACTCCTCGGCCACATTGGGAGGGTCGGGTAGGATCAAGCAGACCCCTGGCAGGGATGGCCATGAGGAAAAGCAGATGCCAGGGGTGGAGATCCTGCCTGCTGAAGGGGCTGGTGAAGAAGGTGGCCCAttccaggaggaggaggaggatgtggctGGCCTCTTGAGGCAGATGGATGCgggggagaagaaggagaaaaacgAAGAGGCGGGTTGCCAAGGTGACCCAGCTGAACCAGAAGTGAACACTTTGGTCTTTGGCTTCAAGAACAAGCGAGACAAACCTTGCAAGGAGGTGGAGCCTGACTTCATCATCACGGATGTCTTCTCCCTCAAGAACCATGTCATGAAAAGCAGGGAAATGGCCTCCCCAGACCTAGAAGCTAAGCCAAAGCATTGCAAAGTGCCAAAGAAATGCCTGGCAAGCAGTGGGATCCTCATGGAGCAGTGGAAACTGGTGGCAAATGGGCAAAGAAGGAACACACCTGAGGTCTCCCCACCTTGTACTGACAGCAACATCATCCCTTGCTACCCCCCTCCAGCGTACAGTGACTACCACGAACCTCAGGGCCTCAACCTCTCACTGCTGGGTATTAACTATCCGCTGAACCCCAGTCTCTTCTCCTACCTGAGCCCCACCATGGCCAACAGCGCGACAACTCACCCACACTTGGCTCAGCTGCCCTTCCTGGCCTCCACGGCCCAGCTGATGCACCCGCATACCTCCCACTTccagcctctgcagagccctgagCGCTCAGCCTTCCTCCCCCGCTTCTACTATCCCTTGCTCTTTGAGCACACCTTCAGCTCCACTGAAGGCAAAATGTCCTCCAGCAAGCCAGAGGCCCAGCAGCTGGTGGGCTCCGTCCTGCCCACACCTCCCCAGGCCAAACCCCCCAATGAGCCGACCAAAGCGGGGCTGCTGAAGGTACCGGTTCTGAAAACGAGCTTTCCTTGGCCCAAAGGCGGCAGAGAGGAGGCagcctctgagctcagccacGGAGCCATGCTGGggcaggaagaagaggagaagtgGCTGTCCCAAGAGAAGGAGAGCAACCCAGATTTGGGCCTCAACAACCTACGCAAAAAGCCAGCCGCTGACACGTACCAAAATCTGGTAGGGATGAAGGATGGCACTTTTGCCCCCAGCGGCGTCCGGAAGGCAGAGTTGCCGGCAGTGACCTGTCTGGAgaccagcagccctgcaggcaaCAACCTGAAGAGGAAGCTTACCTCCAGTGATCTGGATTTGATAGGACCTGAAATGCTGATGCCTGGAAAACTCAGCTACCAGAGCAG TGGTTCAAGGGCCAACACCGGCCACATCCCCAGGGTCCTGGATCACTGGCACACGGATGTCCTTGCAGGCTGGCCAGAGGAACCGGAGAGGGGCAATGACTCTGAAGTCCTGCCCTTGGGGGGTGCTGGCCCAGACCACAGCCTCTGCAAGCAGAGCAGACCACAAGAGACTTCTGCCACCATGACAGACTCTGAGGCTACGACCGTGCTTATCGGGGACCTGTCCAAAACCTTAGAGGAGTACCAAGAGGTGGAGAAGAAACTGTCTGATCTGGCAAAGGAGGACACTCCCGGGCAAAAAGAGCTGAGGGACCAGCTAGTCAAAATCCGAAGGGAGCTCTACCACATCCACCAGGCACTGGAGAAAGCCACCAAAACCCACGAGGGGCCTCTGGACCTCTCGGTGAAGAGATCCTCCGAAGGCCTGGAGAAGGGCCAGCAGGCCAAGAAGGAGCCGTGCAATATGGGCCTGGCCAGTGAGAAGCTCCATGGCAAAGACCAGGGGACGCTCAACAAATGCACGGCCACGGGTGATGCTGGAGATGAGGAAGGGCTGCCGAGCTGCCTCCTCGAGGCCGAGAACAAAACCATCGACTTGCTGATCAAGATGAGCCGCTCCGAGAGCCTCCGGGCGTCCTCCTCCGAGGACCACCTGGGTGCAGTGATCAAGGCCGAGGTCCTGCCGCTCACCGTGCCGCTGGAGCTCCGGCACGTCATGGAGCCCTACTACAGCCGTACCACCAAGTGCGAGGCAGACTCCAgcgtcctgctctgctctgacgGCAGATCCAGTGCCACCCAGGGCCCTCAGCTCCCGGTCACCACCGAGGACGGGCCCCTGGGCTGCCGGGCCATGCAGCGCTCCGTGTCCTGCGGCCTTCCCAACGAGACAGATGCCGTGTGCGTCCACAGCCCTCTGCATGCCGACCCCTAA